A stretch of Dietzia lutea DNA encodes these proteins:
- the ftsW gene encoding putative lipid II flippase FtsW codes for MALRDKAPHDRADMAGGPDRAESADRADRPDLLGRIAAPLAAISRAPLTSYHVVMVVTALLTVIGLGMVLSSSNVLAFSGGGTPFDIFLRQALFVTIGWIGFLGALRVRAELVRAAAFPLLLVSTGLLVAVLIPGIGMEINGSRGWINLGFFAIQPNEIAKFALIIWASSVVAKRMRTGYWLDLLFPAVVGYLVVAVLVVVAPDLGMATSVTIAFLCILWFSGYPARHFAWVIAVGVVVFGVLAVAFAYRFERIRTYLDTFRGDFSNPQGAAYQSYQGMLSLADGGLFGVGLGQSSAKWFYLPEATNDFIFAIIGEELGWFGAAVVVSLYLTLGWVGMRIAMRSVDPFRRLLAGTISATIVLQAFINIGYVVGLLPVTGLQLPLISNGGTSAVVTLTSLGLLANCARHEPEAISAILSSPNRRRHRWFALPDPRPYRLERPVPASSAPGRSSEGARRYGDPVTRRQPARPGGPAPRDRVAGARRSAQPAPVPRPPRGAQRPPAYETMPIPADAARERRRGATAMTGRTARPVRGREAERRQPRRPAPDAGGRQSPGAGRPSPIHRGRER; via the coding sequence ATGGCACTGCGAGACAAGGCACCTCACGACCGGGCCGACATGGCCGGCGGGCCCGACAGGGCCGAGAGCGCCGACCGGGCCGATCGGCCGGACCTGCTCGGGCGTATCGCCGCGCCCCTGGCCGCCATCAGCCGGGCGCCCCTGACCTCGTACCACGTGGTCATGGTGGTCACGGCCCTGCTCACGGTCATCGGCCTCGGCATGGTGCTGTCCAGCTCCAACGTGCTGGCGTTCTCCGGCGGCGGCACGCCGTTCGACATCTTCCTGCGCCAGGCGCTGTTCGTCACAATCGGTTGGATCGGCTTCCTCGGGGCGCTGCGCGTACGGGCCGAACTGGTTCGCGCCGCGGCGTTCCCGCTCCTGCTGGTGTCCACGGGGTTGCTGGTGGCGGTGTTAATACCGGGAATCGGGATGGAGATCAACGGTTCGCGCGGGTGGATCAACCTCGGGTTCTTCGCCATCCAGCCGAACGAGATCGCCAAGTTCGCCCTCATCATCTGGGCGTCGTCCGTGGTCGCCAAGCGCATGCGGACGGGCTACTGGCTGGACCTGCTCTTCCCGGCGGTCGTCGGGTACCTCGTCGTGGCGGTCCTCGTCGTCGTCGCCCCGGACCTGGGCATGGCGACCTCGGTGACCATCGCGTTCCTGTGCATCCTGTGGTTCTCCGGGTACCCCGCGCGGCACTTCGCGTGGGTGATCGCCGTCGGTGTCGTCGTCTTCGGCGTCCTCGCCGTGGCGTTCGCCTACCGCTTCGAACGGATCCGCACCTACCTCGACACGTTCCGCGGGGACTTCTCCAACCCCCAGGGCGCGGCGTACCAGTCGTACCAGGGCATGCTCTCCCTGGCCGACGGCGGACTGTTCGGCGTCGGCCTGGGCCAGTCCAGCGCCAAGTGGTTCTACCTGCCGGAGGCCACCAACGACTTCATCTTCGCCATCATCGGCGAGGAGCTCGGCTGGTTCGGCGCCGCGGTCGTCGTCTCGCTCTATCTCACCCTCGGCTGGGTGGGCATGCGGATCGCCATGCGTTCGGTGGACCCGTTCCGCCGCCTGCTCGCCGGCACCATCTCCGCGACGATCGTCCTTCAGGCGTTCATCAACATCGGCTACGTCGTGGGACTGCTGCCGGTGACCGGCCTGCAGCTGCCGCTCATCTCCAACGGCGGTACCTCCGCGGTCGTCACGCTCACCTCCCTCGGGCTGCTCGCCAACTGCGCCCGGCACGAGCCGGAGGCCATCTCCGCGATCCTCAGCTCCCCGAACCGCCGCCGGCACCGGTGGTTCGCCCTGCCCGACCCGCGCCCCTACAGGCTCGAGCGACCCGTCCCCGCTTCGTCGGCGCCCGGTCGCTCGAGTGAGGGCGCCCGGCGGTACGGCGACCCCGTCACGCGCCGTCAGCCGGCCCGACCCGGCGGGCCCGCGCCGCGTGACCGGGTCGCCGGCGCCCGCCGCTCGGCCCAGCCGGCCCCCGTGCCGCGTCCGCCGCGCGGTGCACAGCGGCCGCCGGCGTACGAGACCATGCCGATCCCGGCCGACGCCGCCCGCGAGCGTCGGCGCGGCGCGACCGCGATGACCGGCCGCACGGCCCGGCCCGTCCGCGGACGTGAGGCCGAGCGCCGCCAACCGCGCCGCCCGGCCCCCGACGCCGGGGGCCGCCAGAGCCCCGGCGCCGGCCGGCCCAGCCCCATCCACCGGGGACGCGAGCGATGA
- the murG gene encoding undecaprenyldiphospho-muramoylpentapeptide beta-N-acetylglucosaminyltransferase, giving the protein MSAAPAGGPSVLVVGGGTAGHIEPALAVGEAVTALDPTARVTAVGTPRGLETDLVPKRGVPLELVDPVPLPRSVGGDLVRLPGRLVRAVRGAREVLRRTDADVVVGFGGYACVPVYLAAAAPLRPASGGARRRVPIVVHEANSRAGIANKLGARFAVATLAAVTGSGLDARVVGNPVRRAVATLDRAALRAQARATFGLDPDGPVLLVVGGSQGARSLNTAMAAVAEEFSRAGVGVLHAVGPKNVDDAPVVPAGGAPYLTVPYLDRMDLAYAAADLVLCRSGAITVAEVSAVGLPAVFVPLPHGNGEQALNARDLVAGGAALLVEDADLTPDHLRSEVLPLALDPDRLQMMSEAAVRGGSRDAAEVVARIALDAAGKAPR; this is encoded by the coding sequence ATGAGCGCGGCACCCGCCGGCGGCCCCTCGGTCCTCGTGGTCGGCGGCGGCACCGCCGGCCACATCGAGCCCGCGCTCGCCGTGGGGGAGGCCGTCACCGCCCTCGACCCGACCGCACGCGTCACGGCCGTGGGCACCCCGCGCGGCCTGGAGACCGACCTCGTCCCGAAGCGGGGCGTGCCACTCGAACTGGTCGACCCCGTCCCGCTGCCGCGCAGTGTCGGCGGCGACCTGGTCCGCCTGCCCGGGCGTCTCGTCCGGGCCGTGCGCGGGGCACGCGAGGTGTTGCGGCGCACGGACGCGGACGTCGTCGTGGGCTTCGGCGGGTACGCCTGCGTGCCCGTGTACCTCGCCGCGGCCGCGCCACTGCGTCCCGCGTCCGGGGGCGCGCGTCGCCGCGTGCCCATCGTCGTCCACGAGGCCAACTCGCGCGCGGGGATCGCCAACAAGCTCGGCGCGCGGTTCGCCGTCGCGACCCTCGCCGCGGTCACCGGGTCGGGGCTCGACGCCCGCGTCGTGGGCAACCCCGTCCGGCGCGCCGTCGCGACCCTCGACCGCGCGGCTCTGCGGGCGCAGGCCCGCGCGACCTTCGGACTGGATCCCGACGGGCCCGTCCTGCTCGTCGTGGGCGGCTCCCAGGGCGCGCGGTCGCTCAACACCGCCATGGCGGCCGTCGCCGAGGAGTTCTCCCGGGCCGGCGTGGGCGTCCTGCACGCGGTCGGTCCGAAGAACGTCGACGACGCCCCGGTCGTACCGGCCGGCGGCGCGCCGTACCTGACCGTGCCCTACCTCGACCGCATGGACCTGGCGTACGCCGCCGCCGACCTCGTCCTGTGCCGGTCGGGCGCCATCACCGTCGCCGAGGTGTCCGCCGTCGGGTTGCCCGCGGTGTTCGTCCCGCTGCCCCACGGCAACGGCGAGCAGGCTCTCAACGCCCGCGACCTCGTCGCCGGCGGCGCGGCCCTGCTCGTGGAGGACGCCGACCTCACGCCCGACCACCTCCGCTCGGAGGTCCTGCCGCTCGCGCTGGACCCTGACCGGCTCCAGATGATGTCCGAGGCCGCCGTCCGCGGCGGCTCGCGAGACGCGGCGGAGGTCGTGGCGCGCATCGCGCTGGACGCCGCCGGAAAGGCCCCGCGTTGA
- the murC gene encoding UDP-N-acetylmuramate--L-alanine ligase: MIGIGGAGMSGVARILLDHGVAVSGSDARDSADLRALADRGAVVRVGHHADALEALDSPPQIVVVSKAAIPADNPELVAARAAGIPVVTRSQVLGRLARAGRSIMVCGTHGKTSTTSMLIAGMLSAGSDPSFAVGGTVLQFGTNARGGADPVFVAEADESDGSLVHYEPDVVILTNAEPDHLDHFGTAEAYYEVFDTFLARIPATGALVVCVDDEGAAERARRAAAAGVRVVGYRTADGPMTNLPVAGELAGITVDSHGTRARLTLDGESQGELHVGTPGEHMALNALAALLAAREVAGSDGLDADGFLAGLSGFGGVGRRFEPKGEAAVGDGRARVYDDYAHHPTEVAAVLGAAREIVEADGGRLVAVFQPHLYSRTRLFAEEFGRALSLADEVVVLDVYGAREQPEPGVDGGLIARNVTADVHHVPDLDSALATVTGILRPGDVVFTLGAGDITTLGPRIVAGGEP, encoded by the coding sequence ATGATCGGGATCGGCGGCGCGGGCATGTCCGGCGTCGCGCGGATCCTCCTCGATCACGGCGTGGCGGTCTCCGGCAGTGACGCCCGCGACTCGGCCGACCTGCGCGCGCTGGCCGACCGCGGCGCCGTCGTGCGTGTCGGCCACCACGCCGACGCCCTCGAGGCCCTCGACTCACCACCGCAGATCGTCGTGGTGTCCAAGGCGGCGATCCCCGCAGACAACCCCGAGCTCGTCGCGGCGCGGGCCGCGGGCATCCCGGTCGTCACCCGGTCGCAGGTTCTCGGGCGCCTCGCCCGGGCGGGCCGCTCCATCATGGTGTGCGGTACCCACGGGAAGACCTCCACCACCTCGATGCTCATCGCGGGCATGCTCTCCGCCGGGTCCGACCCGTCGTTCGCGGTGGGCGGCACCGTCCTGCAGTTCGGCACCAACGCGCGCGGCGGCGCCGACCCCGTGTTCGTGGCCGAGGCCGACGAGTCCGACGGCTCCCTCGTGCACTACGAGCCCGACGTCGTGATCCTCACCAACGCCGAACCCGACCACCTTGACCATTTCGGCACCGCCGAGGCGTACTACGAGGTCTTCGACACCTTCCTCGCCCGCATCCCGGCCACGGGCGCGCTCGTGGTGTGCGTCGATGACGAGGGTGCGGCCGAGCGCGCGCGTCGGGCCGCGGCCGCGGGCGTCCGTGTGGTGGGGTATCGCACCGCCGACGGCCCGATGACCAATCTGCCGGTGGCGGGGGAGCTCGCGGGGATCACCGTCGACTCCCACGGCACGCGCGCCCGGCTCACCCTCGACGGCGAGTCGCAGGGGGAGCTGCACGTGGGCACCCCGGGCGAGCACATGGCGCTCAACGCCCTCGCCGCCCTGCTCGCCGCCCGCGAGGTGGCCGGGTCGGACGGTCTGGACGCGGACGGGTTCCTCGCCGGTCTGTCCGGGTTCGGCGGAGTGGGTCGACGCTTCGAGCCCAAGGGCGAGGCCGCCGTCGGTGACGGGCGGGCGCGTGTCTACGACGACTACGCCCACCACCCCACGGAGGTCGCCGCGGTGCTCGGCGCCGCGCGGGAGATCGTCGAGGCGGACGGGGGTCGGCTCGTCGCGGTCTTCCAGCCCCACCTGTACTCGCGCACCCGGCTCTTCGCCGAGGAGTTCGGCCGCGCGCTGTCGCTGGCCGACGAGGTGGTGGTCCTCGACGTCTACGGGGCGCGGGAGCAACCCGAGCCCGGCGTCGACGGCGGACTCATCGCCCGGAACGTCACCGCGGACGTCCACCACGTGCCCGACCTCGACAGCGCGCTGGCGACGGTCACCGGGATCCTCCGGCCCGGCGACGTGGTGTTCACCCTCGGCGCCGGCGACATCACCACCCTCGGCCCGCGGATCGTCGCCGGTGGGGAACCGTGA